Proteins from a genomic interval of Papaver somniferum cultivar HN1 chromosome 4, ASM357369v1, whole genome shotgun sequence:
- the LOC113271569 gene encoding GSH-induced LITAF domain protein-like yields MAAKYEEPAIGIPYNPNYQNPVPLQQQSHQGQGYFMSENPYQSGMIPPNAVFVDPKGIPLQQTIFRDTPAPFNCVYCGSSGITTVKSKPSLAAVVGCMMPFMLGICFLCPSMDCLWHKYHYCPHCSEKVADFEKSDMCAVMDAASWTQTSFAVPA; encoded by the exons ATGGCTGCGAAATATGAAGAACCAGCAATCGGGATTCCATACAACCCAAACTATCAAAATCCAGTACCTTTACAACAACAGAGTCATCAAGGGCAAGGATATTTCATGAGTGAAAATCCATATCAATCAGGAATGATCCCACCAAACGCAGTTTTCGTCGATCCAAAAGGAATTCCATTACAGCAAACTATCTTTAGAGATACTCCTGCTCCTTTCAATTGTGTCTACTGTGGTTCTTCTGGAATCACTACCGTCAA GTCGAAACCAAGTCTAGCAGCTGTTGTGGGTTGCATGATGCCATTCATGCTCGGGATATGCTTTCTTTGCCCATCAATGGATTGTCTCTGGCATAAATATCATTACTGCCCACACTGCAGTGAAAAG GTTGCTGATTTTGAGAAATCAGATATGTGTGCGGTGATGGATGCTGCATCTTGGACCCAGACTAGCTTCGCAGtacctgcttaa